In Pseudomonas oryzicola, one DNA window encodes the following:
- the aceK gene encoding bifunctional isocitrate dehydrogenase kinase/phosphatase encodes MPQPWPAVEIARMILAGFDDYRDHFRRLTLGARKRFEQARWQEIQRAAAARINLYEEKVGEVNGWLRQGFAEEVLLDVAQWPLVKNAYIHLIDPRLDDELAETWYNSLFCSLFSHDLISDGCMFIHTTRPSMRSRERAAQTCTYRPVGGLKGLLRAVFADYPFDVPYGDLEGDLARLEEQLRDCLPDWVCKDPALALELFVPVLYRNKGAYLVGRLYNSDEQWPLVIPLLHREGHGIEADALITDEAEVSIIFSFTRSYFMVDVPVPAEFVNFLKRILPGKHIAELYTSIGFYKHGKSEFYRELINHLASSDDRFVMAPGVRGMVMSVFTLPGFNTVFKIIKDRFSPSKTVDRATVIDKYRLVKSVDRVGRMADTQEFADFRFPRGKFEPECLAELLEVAPSTVALEGDTVLIRHCWTERRMTPLNLYLEQASEAQVLEALEDYGLAIKQLAAANIFPGDMLLKNFGVTRHGRVVFYDYDEISFLTEVNFRHIPPPRYPEDEMSGEPWYSIGPHDVFPEEFPPFLFADIGQRRLFSRLHGELYDADYWKGLQAAIREGKVIDVFPYRRKGR; translated from the coding sequence ATGCCCCAACCCTGGCCCGCCGTCGAGATTGCCCGGATGATCCTCGCCGGTTTCGACGACTACCGTGACCACTTCCGGCGCCTCACCCTCGGCGCCCGCAAGCGCTTCGAACAGGCGCGCTGGCAGGAAATCCAGCGTGCCGCTGCCGCTCGCATCAACCTCTACGAAGAAAAGGTCGGCGAGGTCAACGGCTGGCTGCGCCAAGGGTTTGCCGAGGAGGTGCTGCTGGACGTGGCGCAATGGCCTCTTGTGAAGAACGCCTACATCCACCTGATCGACCCGCGCCTGGACGACGAGCTGGCCGAGACCTGGTACAACTCGCTGTTCTGCAGCCTGTTCAGCCACGACCTGATCAGCGACGGCTGCATGTTCATCCACACCACCCGGCCCTCCATGCGCAGCCGCGAACGTGCTGCGCAAACCTGCACCTATCGGCCTGTCGGTGGTCTGAAAGGCTTGCTGCGGGCGGTATTTGCCGATTACCCGTTCGATGTGCCGTACGGCGACCTGGAGGGCGACCTGGCGCGCCTGGAAGAGCAGTTGCGCGACTGCCTGCCGGACTGGGTATGCAAGGACCCGGCCCTGGCCCTGGAGTTGTTCGTGCCGGTGCTGTACCGCAACAAGGGGGCCTACCTGGTCGGCCGGCTATACAACAGCGACGAGCAGTGGCCGCTGGTGATTCCGCTGCTGCACCGCGAAGGGCATGGCATCGAGGCCGATGCGCTGATCACCGACGAGGCCGAGGTGTCGATCATCTTTTCCTTCACGCGCTCGTACTTCATGGTCGATGTGCCGGTGCCGGCGGAGTTCGTCAACTTTCTCAAGCGTATTCTGCCGGGCAAGCACATTGCCGAGCTGTACACCTCCATTGGTTTCTACAAGCACGGCAAGTCGGAGTTCTACCGGGAGCTGATCAACCACCTGGCCAGCAGCGACGACCGCTTCGTCATGGCGCCCGGGGTACGTGGCATGGTCATGAGCGTGTTCACCCTGCCGGGTTTCAATACCGTGTTCAAGATCATCAAGGACCGCTTTTCGCCATCGAAGACAGTCGACCGCGCCACGGTGATCGACAAGTACCGGCTGGTGAAGAGTGTCGATCGGGTGGGGCGCATGGCCGATACCCAGGAGTTTGCCGATTTCCGCTTCCCGCGCGGCAAGTTCGAGCCGGAGTGCCTGGCCGAGCTGCTGGAGGTGGCGCCCTCGACCGTGGCGCTGGAGGGCGACACGGTGCTGATTCGCCACTGCTGGACCGAGCGGCGCATGACGCCACTGAACCTGTACCTGGAGCAGGCCAGCGAAGCGCAGGTGCTGGAGGCGCTGGAGGATTACGGCCTTGCCATCAAGCAGCTGGCGGCAGCGAATATCTTCCCTGGCGACATGCTGCTGAAGAATTTTGGCGTTACCCGGCATGGCCGGGTGGTGTTCTATGACTATGACGAAATCAGCTTCCTGACCGAGGTCAACTTCCGCCACATCCCGCCGCCGCGCTACCCGGAAGACGAGATGTCGGGCGAGCCGTGGTACTCGATCGGGCCGCATGATGTGTTTCCCGAAGAATTTCCGCCGTTCCTGTTCGCCGATATCGGCCAGCGTCGGTTGTTCAGCCGCCTGCATGGGGAGCTGTACGACGCGGATTACTGGAAGGGGCTGCAGGCGGCGATACGCGAGGGGAAAGTGATCGATGTGTTTCCGTATCGGCGCAAGGGGCGGTGA
- a CDS encoding CsbD family protein produces MSGTKDKAKGLANEAIGNVKQGVGKVTDNDRLRAEGEAQELKGEGQQIKGNVKDAVKKP; encoded by the coding sequence ATGAGCGGTACCAAAGACAAAGCCAAGGGGTTGGCCAACGAAGCGATCGGTAACGTCAAGCAGGGTGTTGGCAAAGTCACCGACAATGACAGGCTGCGCGCCGAGGGCGAGGCGCAGGAGCTGAAAGGTGAGGGGCAGCAGATCAAGGGCAATGTGAAGGATGCAGTGAAAAAGCCTTGA
- a CDS encoding YihY/virulence factor BrkB family protein, translated as MIFPDLRGLPLHRVLVRTVKEFLDDEMSTYASALAYQALFSLFPFLLFLIALIGFLHLPDFFSWLRLQSELVLPPQALEQVNPVIDQLQQSKGGLLSVGIVIALWTASAGVRLMMSAMNAAYDVPEGRPAWKRMPLSIFYTVGLAGMLLVAAALMVLGPQVMEWIAAQVGMQEYIVILWTVLRWPVIVILLMVAVAVIYYVMPDVKQEFRFITPGSVLAVVVWIVASLGFAYYVKTFADYNAMYGSIGAIIVLLLYFYISAAVLLLGAEMNAVIEHMSSEGKNPGEKEAAEHTPHATITVLGHEHPVPSEHQPTEPNPR; from the coding sequence ATGATTTTCCCCGACCTGCGCGGCCTGCCCTTGCACCGCGTGCTGGTACGTACAGTCAAGGAATTCCTTGACGACGAGATGTCCACCTACGCCTCGGCATTGGCTTATCAGGCACTGTTTTCGCTGTTCCCTTTTCTGCTGTTCCTGATAGCGCTGATCGGCTTTCTGCACTTGCCGGACTTCTTCTCCTGGCTGCGCCTGCAGTCGGAACTGGTGCTGCCGCCCCAGGCACTGGAGCAGGTGAACCCGGTGATCGACCAGTTGCAACAGTCCAAGGGCGGGTTGCTGTCGGTGGGTATCGTGATCGCCCTGTGGACCGCCTCGGCCGGTGTGCGCCTGATGATGAGCGCGATGAACGCCGCCTACGACGTACCCGAGGGGCGCCCGGCCTGGAAGCGCATGCCGCTGTCGATTTTCTACACGGTAGGCTTGGCCGGCATGCTGCTGGTGGCGGCCGCGCTGATGGTGCTGGGCCCGCAGGTCATGGAATGGATCGCTGCGCAGGTTGGCATGCAGGAGTACATCGTCATCTTGTGGACCGTACTGCGCTGGCCGGTGATCGTCATTCTGCTGATGGTCGCAGTGGCGGTGATCTACTACGTGATGCCGGATGTGAAACAGGAGTTTCGCTTCATCACGCCGGGCTCGGTGTTGGCGGTGGTGGTGTGGATCGTGGCATCGCTGGGCTTTGCCTATTACGTGAAGACCTTTGCCGACTACAACGCCATGTACGGCAGCATTGGTGCAATCATCGTGCTGTTGCTGTATTTCTACATTTCCGCTGCGGTGTTGCTGCTGGGCGCGGAGATGAACGCCGTGATCGAGCATATGTCCAGCGAGGGCAAGAACCCGGGCGAAAAGGAAGCTGCCGAGCACACGCCCCACGCCACCATTACCGTGCTGGGCCATGAACACCCGGTACCCAGCGAGCACCAACCTACCGAGCCGAACCCCCGATGA
- a CDS encoding DMT family transporter produces the protein MSVFSKTSVASAATTCLFVLLWSSGAIVSKLGLAQASPFAFLLLRSALALAGVLLIGPLLGLRWPRSRSAVLRALGTGCVLLGAYQIFYLLALATQVTPGIMATVMGVQPILTVVLMERQRSWSRLFGLGLGLAGLIMVVYQGINLGGVSLAGMLFALLALASMTFGSILQKRITDNPMGTLPLQYLAGFAMCALFAPLQPLHVQWSGGFVGALLWMGLVVSLLATLLLYRLIARGNLVNVTSLFYLVPAVTAVMDLLIFGNRLAPLGLLGMGLIVVGLLFVFRKPAARLAEA, from the coding sequence ATGTCTGTCTTTAGCAAAACCTCCGTGGCCTCGGCGGCCACTACCTGCCTGTTCGTCCTGCTGTGGAGCAGCGGGGCGATCGTTTCCAAGCTGGGCCTGGCGCAGGCCAGCCCGTTCGCCTTTCTGCTGCTGCGCTCGGCGCTGGCCCTGGCCGGCGTGCTGCTGATCGGGCCGCTGCTGGGGCTACGCTGGCCGCGCAGTCGCAGCGCCGTGCTGCGGGCCCTGGGCACCGGCTGTGTGCTGCTTGGTGCCTACCAGATCTTCTACCTGCTGGCGCTCGCCACCCAGGTCACCCCCGGCATCATGGCCACGGTGATGGGGGTACAGCCGATCCTGACCGTGGTACTGATGGAGCGCCAGCGCTCGTGGAGCCGCCTGTTCGGCCTGGGCTTGGGACTGGCTGGCCTGATCATGGTGGTCTACCAGGGCATCAACCTGGGCGGGGTATCGCTGGCAGGAATGCTGTTCGCCCTGCTGGCGCTGGCCAGCATGACCTTTGGCTCGATCCTGCAGAAGCGCATCACCGACAACCCCATGGGCACCCTGCCGTTGCAGTACCTGGCCGGCTTTGCCATGTGTGCACTGTTCGCGCCGCTGCAGCCACTGCATGTGCAGTGGAGCGGCGGCTTCGTCGGCGCGCTGCTGTGGATGGGCCTGGTGGTCTCGCTGCTGGCGACCTTGTTGTTGTACCGGCTGATCGCCAGGGGCAACCTGGTCAATGTCACCAGCCTGTTCTACCTGGTGCCGGCCGTGACTGCGGTGATGGACTTGCTGATCTTCGGTAACCGCCTGGCACCGCTCGGCCTGCTGGGCATGGGGTTGATCGTGGTGGGCCTGCTGTTCGTGTTCCGCAAGCCGGCCGCGCGCCTGGCCGAGGCGTAG
- the def gene encoding peptide deformylase has translation MIRDILKMGDERLLRIAPPVPQHMFGSAELQQLIDDMFETMHHVGGVGLAAPQVGIDLQLVIFGFERSERYPDAEPVPQTILLNPLITPTSSEMEDGWEGCLSVPGLRGVVPRFKHICYTGLDPQGKPIERFAEGFHARVVQHECDHLIGRLYPSRIQDFSRFGYTEVLFPGLDSSDD, from the coding sequence ATGATCCGCGACATTCTCAAGATGGGTGACGAACGCCTGCTGCGCATCGCCCCGCCCGTACCCCAGCACATGTTCGGCAGCGCCGAGTTGCAGCAACTGATCGACGACATGTTCGAAACCATGCATCACGTCGGCGGGGTCGGCCTGGCGGCGCCGCAGGTCGGCATCGACCTGCAGCTGGTGATCTTTGGCTTCGAGCGCAGCGAGCGGTACCCGGATGCCGAACCGGTGCCGCAGACCATCCTGCTCAACCCGCTGATTACGCCAACCTCCAGCGAAATGGAGGACGGTTGGGAAGGCTGCCTGTCGGTACCTGGCCTGCGTGGCGTGGTGCCGCGTTTCAAGCACATCTGCTATACCGGCCTCGACCCCCAGGGCAAGCCGATCGAGCGCTTTGCCGAAGGCTTCCATGCCCGGGTGGTGCAGCACGAATGCGACCACCTGATCGGCCGCCTGTACCCGTCACGCATCCAGGACTTCTCCCGGTTCGGCTACACCGAGGTGCTGTTCCCCGGGCTTGACTCCAGCGACGACTGA
- a CDS encoding DUF6279 family lipoprotein, translated as MPLRLSKALLIAIGFVMAVAACSRIDLAYRNLDRLVPWSLGDYLDMNREQKAMLDDRLREHLAWHCQTQLPGYLDWLDRIRDMVADDQVTDQALQQRTREAREAIGRVAEEITPSATELLRGMSDAQVAEMRDAFRDDIAERQKQYVDTPLSKQIARRAERMEKRLTPWFGELTPVQQQRVRAWSEALGDQNREWIANRAHWQQQLLLAMNQRNDASFEPRLATLLQRKESLWTPAYRAAYQNTERQARSLLVDLVQQSTPQQRRFLQERLGQVRTNFSELKCLKGER; from the coding sequence ATGCCGCTACGCCTGTCCAAAGCCCTGCTCATCGCCATCGGCTTCGTCATGGCGGTGGCCGCCTGCAGCCGCATTGACCTGGCCTACCGCAACCTCGACCGCCTGGTGCCATGGTCGCTGGGCGACTACCTGGACATGAACCGTGAACAGAAGGCCATGCTCGACGACCGCCTGCGCGAACACCTGGCCTGGCATTGCCAGACCCAATTGCCCGGTTACCTCGACTGGCTGGACCGGATACGCGACATGGTGGCCGACGACCAGGTAACCGACCAGGCCCTGCAGCAACGCACCCGCGAAGCCCGCGAGGCGATTGGCCGGGTGGCCGAGGAAATCACCCCGTCGGCCACTGAACTGCTGCGCGGCATGAGTGACGCCCAGGTGGCGGAGATGCGGGATGCCTTCCGCGACGACATCGCCGAACGGCAGAAACAGTATGTCGATACGCCGCTGTCGAAACAGATTGCCCGCCGTGCCGAACGCATGGAAAAACGCCTCACGCCCTGGTTTGGCGAGCTGACCCCGGTGCAGCAGCAGCGGGTGCGGGCCTGGTCCGAGGCGCTGGGCGACCAGAACCGCGAATGGATCGCCAACCGCGCCCACTGGCAGCAGCAACTGCTGCTGGCGATGAACCAGCGTAACGACGCCAGCTTCGAACCGCGCCTGGCGACCTTGCTGCAGCGCAAGGAGAGCTTGTGGACGCCGGCGTATCGCGCGGCGTATCAGAACACCGAACGGCAGGCACGTAGCCTGCTGGTGGACCTGGTGCAGCAGAGCACGCCGCAGCAGCGGCGGTTCCTGCAGGAGCGGCTGGGCCAGGTGCGCACCAATTTCAGCGAATTGAAGTGCTTGAAGGGGGAACGGTGA
- a CDS encoding DMT family transporter — MSPIALARLLTLAAVWGASFLFMRIIAPELGTLPTAFFRVSIACLGLVALFAAARVRWDFQGKLGACLVLGMINSGIPATFYSVAAQVLPAGYSAIFNATTPLMGVLVGALFFREPMTLAKLCGIFLGLFGVGILSGAGPVALDLALLQGALACLAATTCYGFAGFLARRWVSGLDSRLSALGSMLGATLMLSPLFAWSALSQPPASWGGWQVWLSLLGLGLLCTAFAYILYFRLLEEIGPVKASTVTFLIPVFGVLWGAWLLDEPLSMAHLYGGLLIGAALWLVLRPARS, encoded by the coding sequence GTGAGCCCCATCGCCCTAGCCCGCCTGCTGACCCTTGCCGCCGTCTGGGGGGCGAGTTTCCTGTTCATGCGCATCATCGCCCCGGAGCTTGGCACGCTACCGACCGCATTTTTCCGCGTATCCATCGCCTGCCTGGGCCTGGTCGCGCTGTTTGCCGCCGCCCGGGTGCGCTGGGACTTCCAGGGCAAGCTGGGCGCCTGCCTGGTACTGGGCATGATCAACTCCGGCATTCCGGCCACCTTCTATTCCGTGGCCGCCCAGGTGTTACCGGCCGGCTATTCGGCGATCTTCAACGCCACCACGCCGCTGATGGGCGTGCTGGTCGGTGCGCTGTTCTTCCGCGAGCCAATGACGCTGGCCAAGCTATGCGGCATCTTCCTCGGCCTGTTCGGCGTCGGCATCCTCAGCGGTGCCGGCCCGGTGGCCCTCGACCTGGCCCTGCTGCAGGGCGCCCTCGCCTGCCTGGCAGCCACCACCTGCTACGGCTTTGCCGGCTTCCTCGCGCGCCGCTGGGTCAGCGGCCTGGACAGCCGCCTGTCGGCACTGGGCAGCATGCTCGGCGCTACCCTGATGCTCAGCCCGCTGTTTGCCTGGAGCGCACTGAGCCAGCCCCCGGCCAGCTGGGGCGGCTGGCAGGTGTGGCTGTCGCTGCTGGGCCTGGGCTTGCTGTGTACCGCATTCGCCTACATCCTGTACTTCCGCCTGCTGGAGGAAATCGGCCCGGTCAAGGCGAGCACCGTGACCTTCCTGATTCCGGTGTTCGGCGTATTGTGGGGGGCATGGCTGCTGGACGAACCGCTGTCGATGGCGCACCTGTACGGCGGCCTGCTGATCGGTGCGGCGTTGTGGCTGGTGCTGCGCCCGGCGCGCAGCTGA
- a CDS encoding TonB-dependent siderophore receptor, producing MSKSLPGPLNPLAKALLMRHSLRPRRALSRVSLGLAMSTAMVTQVQAQEWTLDIPAQPMNSALQALARQTDTQLLYSPEDIGGLRSKGLNGQHDLASSLAILLAGSGLRYQIDGNTVTVSAGSSAKDGQVELSATNVSSTGLGATTEGTGSYTTGVTSTATRMNLSIRETPQSISVITRQQMDDQHLATITDVLKQNPGITMSQDGGERFHIYSRGSEISTYQLDGVNTTQDYLTRNMPNTLMDMAMFDRVEIVRGATGLMTGAGEPNGVVNMVRKRPTREFQSYVQAGVGSWDYYRTEADVSGPLIESGKLRGRLVAAKQSNQSYMDWYSQDRDLVYGVLEADLTDTTTVRFGMDYQTYDANGAPGVPLFFNNGQPTNFSRSTSSGPRWMYEDYTTRNYSFGLDQELGHGWQLKMAGNYMDVDRDSLSAFYRTGAGVSTLDQASGNAKADLLQVDAHQVQRGVNITLQGPFELFGQTHELVTGFDYLDYENNHFTGTAGAADFNFYTWGNRIPQPGNYSPLLDYDLFIRQTGYFIATRLNFTDDLHLILGARTTSYRSDSDQVVLTTGNGNPSHLQERGEFTPYAGLIYDLSDEQSVYASYTDIFKPQTSRDRTGKVLDPVIGQNYEMGWKGEFYEGRLNANAAIYLIKRDNLAEEDTGFSVPGVPNSTAYRAVSGAETKGIDLELSGEVARGLELHAGYSHSRTEDANGTRLTSQLPLDTFRLWTTYRLPGEWERLTVGGGVNWNSEQSLATRYNTRITQEDYAVASLMARYKISEHLAATLNVDNLFDKKYYAGLAGNYGHYGAPRNATLNLRYDF from the coding sequence ATGTCCAAGTCCCTGCCCGGCCCGCTCAACCCACTTGCCAAAGCGTTACTGATGCGTCACTCCCTCCGTCCCCGGCGCGCGTTATCACGCGTCAGCCTGGGCCTGGCGATGTCCACTGCGATGGTCACCCAGGTACAGGCACAGGAATGGACCCTGGACATTCCCGCGCAGCCGATGAATTCGGCATTGCAGGCACTGGCCAGACAGACCGATACCCAGTTGCTGTACAGCCCGGAGGACATCGGCGGGTTGCGCTCGAAGGGCCTCAATGGCCAGCACGACCTCGCTTCGTCACTGGCCATCCTGCTAGCTGGCAGCGGCCTGCGTTACCAGATCGACGGCAATACCGTGACCGTCAGCGCAGGCTCAAGCGCAAAGGACGGCCAGGTCGAGCTTTCGGCGACCAACGTCAGTAGCACGGGCCTGGGGGCCACCACCGAAGGCACAGGGTCGTACACCACCGGTGTGACCAGCACCGCCACGCGCATGAACCTGTCGATTCGGGAAACACCGCAAAGCATCAGTGTCATTACCCGGCAGCAGATGGACGACCAGCACCTGGCGACCATCACCGACGTGCTGAAACAGAACCCGGGCATCACCATGTCCCAGGACGGTGGAGAACGCTTTCACATCTATTCGCGCGGTTCGGAAATCAGCACCTACCAGCTCGATGGCGTGAACACGACCCAGGACTACCTCACCCGCAACATGCCCAACACCCTGATGGACATGGCCATGTTCGACCGGGTGGAAATCGTTCGCGGCGCCACCGGCCTGATGACCGGTGCCGGCGAGCCCAATGGTGTGGTCAACATGGTGCGCAAGCGCCCGACCCGTGAGTTCCAGTCCTATGTGCAGGCTGGTGTGGGCTCCTGGGATTACTATCGCACCGAGGCCGACGTCTCCGGCCCGCTGATCGAAAGCGGCAAGCTGCGCGGCCGCCTGGTAGCGGCCAAGCAAAGCAACCAGAGCTACATGGACTGGTACAGCCAGGACCGTGACCTGGTGTACGGTGTGCTAGAGGCCGACCTGACCGATACCACCACCGTGCGCTTCGGCATGGACTACCAGACCTACGACGCCAATGGTGCCCCGGGCGTGCCGCTGTTCTTCAACAATGGCCAGCCCACCAACTTCTCCCGCTCGACCAGCTCCGGCCCACGCTGGATGTACGAAGACTACACCACTAGAAACTACTCCTTTGGCCTGGACCAGGAGCTTGGCCATGGCTGGCAATTGAAGATGGCCGGCAACTACATGGATGTCGATCGTGACTCGCTGTCGGCGTTCTACCGCACCGGTGCGGGGGTATCCACCCTCGACCAGGCCAGCGGCAATGCCAAGGCCGACCTGCTGCAGGTCGATGCCCACCAAGTCCAGCGCGGCGTGAACATCACGCTGCAGGGGCCTTTCGAGTTGTTTGGCCAGACCCACGAGCTGGTTACCGGCTTCGACTACCTGGATTACGAGAACAACCACTTCACCGGCACCGCCGGTGCCGCCGATTTCAATTTCTACACCTGGGGCAACCGCATACCGCAACCTGGCAACTATTCCCCCCTGCTGGACTATGACCTGTTCATCCGCCAGACCGGTTATTTCATCGCCACTCGCCTCAACTTCACCGACGACCTGCACCTGATCCTCGGTGCCCGTACCACCAGTTACCGTTCGGACTCGGACCAGGTGGTGCTGACCACCGGCAACGGCAACCCATCGCACCTGCAGGAGCGTGGCGAATTCACGCCGTATGCTGGCCTGATCTATGACCTGAGCGACGAGCAATCGGTGTATGCCAGCTATACCGATATCTTCAAGCCGCAGACCAGCCGCGACCGGACAGGCAAGGTGCTCGACCCCGTCATCGGGCAGAATTATGAAATGGGCTGGAAAGGCGAGTTCTACGAGGGCCGCCTGAACGCCAACGCCGCCATCTACCTGATCAAACGCGACAATCTTGCCGAGGAAGACACCGGATTCAGCGTACCGGGCGTGCCTAACTCCACCGCGTATCGCGCGGTCAGCGGCGCCGAAACCAAAGGCATCGACCTTGAACTGTCGGGCGAGGTGGCTCGCGGCCTGGAACTGCACGCCGGCTACAGCCATTCCCGCACCGAGGATGCCAACGGCACGCGCCTGACTTCGCAATTGCCGCTGGATACATTCCGCCTGTGGACCACCTACCGCCTGCCCGGCGAATGGGAGCGCCTGACTGTCGGTGGTGGGGTCAACTGGAACTCCGAGCAATCCCTGGCCACCCGCTACAACACCCGCATCACCCAGGAAGACTACGCCGTTGCCAGCCTGATGGCCCGCTACAAGATCAGCGAACACCTGGCCGCTACCTTGAACGTGGACAACCTGTTCGACAAGAAGTACTACGCTGGCCTGGCCGGTAACTACGGCCACTATGGCGCGCCGAGAAACGCAACGTTGAACCTGCGCTACGATTTCTGA
- a CDS encoding CvfB family protein has translation MALLGRYNSLQIVKHVDFGLYLDGGADGEILLPARYIPKNAETEVDDWLNVFLYLDSEDQLIATTEKPKVQVGEFASLKVKDINGAGIFLDWGLSKDLLMPYSEEARPLKIGDYCVVHVYLDKRTRRITATSRLDRYLDRTPADYQVGQPVELLVAGETPMGFKAIINNRHWGLIHKNEVFKFLRSGMHEKGFIKEVRHDGKIALSLQPVGAALADSLQEQIMARLEAEGGVLGVCDKSDPALISKLFNVSKGNFKKAIGGLFKQGRIVIHDDRIEKA, from the coding sequence ATGGCTCTGCTTGGGCGTTACAACAGTTTGCAAATCGTGAAACACGTGGACTTCGGCCTGTACCTGGATGGCGGTGCCGACGGCGAGATCCTGCTGCCCGCGCGCTACATCCCGAAAAACGCCGAAACCGAAGTCGATGACTGGTTGAACGTGTTCCTCTACCTGGACAGCGAAGACCAGCTGATTGCCACCACCGAAAAGCCCAAGGTGCAGGTCGGCGAGTTCGCCAGCCTCAAGGTCAAGGACATCAACGGGGCCGGCATCTTCCTCGATTGGGGCCTGTCCAAGGACCTGCTGATGCCGTACTCGGAAGAGGCGCGGCCGCTGAAGATCGGCGACTATTGCGTGGTCCACGTCTACCTCGACAAGCGCACCCGCCGCATCACCGCCACCTCGCGCCTGGACCGCTACCTCGACCGCACCCCGGCGGACTACCAGGTAGGCCAGCCGGTCGAGCTGCTGGTGGCCGGCGAAACGCCGATGGGCTTCAAGGCCATCATCAACAACCGCCACTGGGGCCTGATCCACAAGAACGAGGTGTTCAAGTTCCTGCGTTCGGGCATGCACGAAAAGGGCTTCATCAAGGAAGTGCGCCACGACGGCAAGATCGCCCTCAGCCTGCAACCGGTGGGCGCGGCCCTGGCCGACAGCCTGCAGGAGCAGATCATGGCACGCCTGGAGGCCGAAGGCGGGGTGCTGGGGGTGTGTGACAAGAGCGACCCGGCGCTGATCAGCAAGCTGTTCAACGTCAGCAAGGGCAACTTCAAGAAGGCCATTGGCGGCCTGTTCAAGCAGGGCCGTATCGTCATCCATGACGATCGGATCGAGAAGGCCTGA
- a CDS encoding DUF4265 domain-containing protein, which produces MNSAYKKVLFRLEQDANGYPPASVEGLWARAVEGGYAVDNIPFHVYGIAPGDVIATREEAGETWFAELRRSSGSSVFRVIVKPPETLDQVRAALQDFGCNCETEQAVKMLALEVPPQRSLDTLLYYLLTQRDAGLLDFEEGVLRHAIPEEFR; this is translated from the coding sequence GTGAACAGCGCATACAAGAAGGTCTTGTTCCGCCTGGAACAGGACGCAAACGGCTATCCGCCGGCCTCGGTCGAGGGGCTGTGGGCCAGGGCCGTGGAAGGTGGCTATGCCGTCGACAACATTCCCTTCCATGTCTACGGTATTGCCCCGGGCGACGTGATCGCCACCCGCGAAGAAGCCGGCGAAACCTGGTTTGCCGAACTGCGCCGCAGCAGCGGCAGCTCGGTGTTCCGGGTTATCGTCAAGCCCCCGGAAACCCTGGACCAGGTACGCGCGGCGCTGCAAGACTTCGGCTGCAACTGCGAGACCGAACAGGCGGTGAAGATGCTGGCGCTGGAGGTTCCGCCGCAGCGTTCGCTCGACACCCTGCTCTACTACCTGCTCACCCAGCGCGATGCCGGCCTGCTGGACTTCGAGGAAGGCGTGCTGCGCCACGCCATCCCCGAAGAATTCCGCTAA
- the pvdO gene encoding dihydropyoverdine dehydrogenase, whose protein sequence is MNVSTWLCRPAQITCLLLVSAHAHAAKPGDVFQDCKDCPEMVVLPAGSYLMGAPDDELGRQPDEGPLHTVTFAKPFAMSRYQVTAGELDAYIKATGTVISSGDDRPGRWCQASKPSYPQGPRQPAVCVDYDEVQAYTRWLAKTTGKPYRMVSEAEREYAARAGSSGPFPFPFDEPGKYQISKHANTYGPRDGYAFTAPVGSYPANAFGMYDMHGNVYEWVADCYHDSYQGAPADGSAWVQDPQCIRAHMRGNDWGEPPIFSRSANRNDRLKTTRGDFLGFRVAREL, encoded by the coding sequence ATGAACGTATCCACCTGGCTTTGCCGGCCAGCCCAGATCACCTGCCTGCTGCTGGTCAGCGCCCATGCCCACGCCGCCAAACCCGGTGACGTGTTCCAGGACTGCAAGGACTGCCCGGAAATGGTCGTGCTACCCGCCGGCAGCTACCTGATGGGCGCCCCCGACGATGAACTCGGCCGCCAGCCCGACGAAGGCCCGCTGCACACCGTGACCTTCGCCAAACCCTTCGCCATGAGCCGCTATCAGGTCACCGCTGGCGAACTGGACGCCTACATCAAGGCCACCGGCACCGTGATCAGCAGCGGCGACGACCGCCCCGGCCGCTGGTGCCAGGCCAGCAAGCCCAGCTACCCACAGGGCCCCCGCCAACCGGCGGTGTGCGTTGACTACGACGAAGTGCAGGCCTACACCCGCTGGCTGGCGAAAACCACCGGCAAGCCCTACCGCATGGTCAGCGAGGCCGAACGTGAATACGCCGCCCGCGCAGGCTCCAGCGGCCCGTTCCCCTTCCCCTTCGACGAACCGGGCAAGTACCAGATCAGCAAGCACGCCAACACCTACGGCCCCAGGGATGGTTACGCCTTTACCGCCCCGGTGGGCAGCTACCCGGCCAATGCCTTCGGCATGTACGACATGCACGGCAACGTCTACGAATGGGTCGCCGACTGCTACCACGACAGCTACCAAGGCGCGCCCGCCGACGGCAGCGCCTGGGTTCAGGACCCCCAGTGCATCCGCGCGCACATGCGTGGCAACGACTGGGGCGAGCCGCCGATCTTCTCCCGCTCGGCCAACCGCAACGACCGCCTCAAGACCACCCGCGGTGACTTCCTCGGATTTCGCGTAGCACGTGAATTGTGA